A genomic stretch from Theobroma cacao cultivar B97-61/B2 chromosome 4, Criollo_cocoa_genome_V2, whole genome shotgun sequence includes:
- the LOC18602483 gene encoding protein FAR1-RELATED SEQUENCE 5 → MDLDEGAEAIESFTGGETVAVPCEGDSIVEPHEGMEFESEDAAKIFYDEYARRVGFVMRVMSCRRSERDGRILARRLGCNKEGYCVSIRGKFGPVRKPRPSTREGCKAMIHIKFDKSGKWVITRFVKDHNHPLVVAPREARQTMDEKDKKIQELTAELRNKKRLCAAYQEQLTAFMKIVEEHSNQLSKKVQNVVNNLKEYESIELELLQHR, encoded by the exons A TGGATTTGGATGAGGGTGCTGAAGCAATAGAGAGCTTTACAGGAGGGGAGACAGTGGCAGTTCCATGTGAAGGAGACTCAATTGTAGAACCACATGAAGGTATGGAGTTTGAATCTGAAGATGCTGCCAAGATATTTTATGACGAATATGCACGGCGGGTAGGCTTTGTTATGCGTGTGATGTCTTGCCGTCGATCTGAAAGAGATGGGAGGATTCTTGCTCGTCGGCTTGGATGTAATAAGGAGGGTTATTGTGTTAGTATTCGAGGTAAATTTGGCCCTGTCCGAAAGCCCCGGCCAAGCACGAGGGAAGGCTGTAAGGCAATGATTCATATTAAGTTCGATAAGTCTGGAAAGTGGGTGATAACGAGATTTGTAAAGGACCATAATCATCCACTTGTAGTCGCTCCACGTGAGGCTCGTCAAACAATG GATGAAAAGgataagaaaattcaagaacTAACTGCTGAGCTGCGGAATAAGAAACGACTATGTGCAGCATATCAAGAACAACTGACTGCATTTATGAAAATCGTTGAGGAGCATAGTAACCAACTATCAAAGAAAGTACAAAATGTAGTCAACAACTTGAAGGAATACGAATCTATAGAACTGGAGCTATTGCAACATAGATAG